The following proteins are encoded in a genomic region of Opitutus sp.:
- a CDS encoding Hsp20/alpha crystallin family protein, whose translation MNTLTLPLSTVSRRTSTASGSTVTVRKPHYDCQERESDFGIVVYVPGVESAGIEITSNGVDLLINARKHHFVRVNFGSLNLEGVQHDYQLSLRLGRGLDYAALQAEFHQGILTLTIPKKQPLSFASGAELVRVA comes from the coding sequence ATGAATACGTTAACTCTACCGCTCTCCACCGTCAGTCGCCGCACCTCCACCGCCTCGGGTTCCACCGTGACGGTCCGCAAGCCGCACTACGACTGCCAAGAGCGTGAGTCCGACTTCGGGATCGTCGTGTACGTGCCGGGGGTGGAGTCTGCTGGGATCGAAATCACCTCCAACGGCGTCGACCTGCTGATCAACGCCCGCAAGCACCACTTCGTTCGGGTCAACTTTGGCTCGCTCAACCTCGAAGGCGTGCAGCACGACTACCAGCTCAGCCTGCGGCTGGGCCGCGGACTGGACTACGCGGCGCTCCAGGCCGAATTCCACCAGGGAATCCTAACCCTGACCATTCCCAAGAAACAGCCCCTGAGTTTCGCCTCCGGGGCGGAATTAGTTCGGGTAGCGTGA
- the miaA gene encoding tRNA (adenosine(37)-N6)-dimethylallyltransferase MiaA: MKGLIHVLTGPTAVGKTELALRWAEANDAEIVSCDALLFYHGMDIGTAKPTASERARVPHHLIDLCPVHQGMDITHYVAQAQAAVAAIAGRGRRVLVAGGSGFYLKSFFCPVADNVAVPAALRAEIAAELATAGLAALVAELRRLNPGGLGALDVDNSRRVTRALERCRASGKNLAVLAAEFAQMPGPFADWEVRCTRLERAPAELEERIARRVDMMLAEGLIDEVQRLRAAGLEQNLSASRAIGYRETLAWLAADNSSKAAGCLAGLAAEICQNTRALVKKQRTWFRNQLPAHRELAADAATVEELF, translated from the coding sequence ATGAAGGGACTCATTCATGTGCTCACGGGGCCGACAGCCGTAGGGAAAACCGAGTTGGCGTTGCGCTGGGCCGAGGCCAACGACGCCGAGATCGTGTCGTGCGATGCCCTGTTGTTTTACCACGGCATGGACATCGGCACGGCAAAGCCCACGGCGAGCGAGCGCGCTCGCGTGCCTCATCACCTCATCGACCTGTGTCCGGTGCACCAAGGCATGGATATCACCCATTATGTGGCGCAGGCGCAGGCGGCGGTGGCGGCGATCGCCGGGCGCGGGCGGCGGGTTTTGGTGGCGGGCGGCAGCGGGTTTTATTTGAAAAGCTTTTTTTGCCCGGTCGCCGATAATGTGGCGGTGCCGGCGGCGTTGCGCGCTGAGATCGCAGCCGAGTTGGCAACGGCGGGGCTGGCCGCGCTGGTCGCAGAGTTGCGCCGCTTGAATCCGGGGGGCCTGGGTGCGCTGGATGTGGACAACTCGCGCCGGGTGACGCGGGCGTTGGAGCGGTGCAGGGCTTCGGGGAAAAACCTCGCCGTGCTGGCGGCGGAGTTTGCGCAGATGCCGGGGCCTTTCGCCGACTGGGAGGTGCGTTGCACCCGGCTGGAACGGGCTCCGGCCGAGCTTGAGGAACGGATCGCGCGGCGAGTGGATATGATGCTGGCCGAGGGTTTAATCGATGAGGTGCAACGGCTGCGCGCGGCGGGGCTGGAGCAGAACCTGAGCGCGTCGCGTGCGATTGGTTATCGGGAGACGCTTGCCTGGCTTGCGGCGGATAACTCCAGCAAGGCGGCTGGCTGTTTAGCCGGGCTGGCGGCGGAAATTTGCCAAAACACGCGAGCCTTGGTGAAAAAGCAGCGCACGTGGTTCCGCAACCAGTTGCCTGCTCATCGCGAGCTGGCCGCGGATGCGGCGACGGTGGAGGAGTTGTTCTGA
- a CDS encoding transposase, translating to MATLHPLALNEVFFGPLTGLASASRYARQCPELTDDAFLRLGITRALSDPRSGRGFLQQVGSLFESCPATGHFFEVLKSERRLALLMDVSVQATALLENFTELPAAVDNYALYAGDGHWHGAASHDQKIDERRWPVGHLYALNIRTHAMQHLALTEGKKEHDMSVIKRLGSNALRMGEPTGKKVLWIWDRAGLDFPLWHNWKQTAGVYFLSRTKENLLFEPFASKLFDRADPINHGVIADEIVIAAHQVRVRLIRYRDPVSGEVYEFITSVFDLPPGLLAWLYKKRWEIEKVFDQFKNKLEESKAWASSSTAKQIQAHFLCLTHNLLVLFEQKLERDYQIKNEAGLRRQQKRLDDQIATAKKNDRLLCSLLTTVLRPLQRSVKLLRWLRSHWFSSCPISALLPQLKLLYANP from the coding sequence ATGGCTACACTTCATCCCCTCGCTTTAAACGAAGTATTTTTCGGGCCGCTTACCGGACTCGCGTCCGCTTCTAGGTACGCGCGTCAATGCCCGGAATTGACTGACGATGCATTCCTTCGGCTTGGTATTACCAGAGCTCTATCGGATCCTCGAAGCGGTCGCGGTTTTCTTCAACAAGTCGGTTCCTTGTTCGAGTCTTGTCCCGCTACGGGGCACTTCTTTGAAGTACTGAAAAGCGAACGCAGGTTGGCTTTATTAATGGATGTTTCGGTGCAGGCCACCGCCCTGCTCGAAAACTTTACCGAACTGCCCGCTGCCGTTGATAATTATGCCCTCTATGCCGGCGACGGTCATTGGCATGGGGCGGCTTCGCACGATCAGAAAATTGATGAACGCCGTTGGCCGGTAGGACATTTATATGCCCTTAATATTCGAACTCATGCCATGCAACATCTTGCACTCACTGAGGGCAAAAAAGAACACGATATGAGCGTGATCAAGCGACTCGGCTCTAATGCTTTGCGTATGGGGGAGCCGACCGGCAAGAAAGTTCTTTGGATCTGGGATCGCGCAGGCCTTGATTTTCCTCTCTGGCATAACTGGAAGCAAACTGCCGGCGTCTATTTTCTTTCACGCACCAAAGAAAATCTCCTGTTTGAGCCCTTCGCTTCGAAGTTGTTTGATCGTGCTGATCCCATTAATCATGGCGTCATAGCGGATGAAATAGTCATCGCCGCCCATCAGGTGCGTGTGCGCTTAATACGATACCGCGATCCAGTCAGTGGTGAGGTGTATGAGTTCATCACCAGCGTTTTTGACTTACCGCCAGGGCTTCTCGCCTGGCTTTATAAAAAACGCTGGGAGATTGAAAAGGTTTTCGATCAATTTAAAAACAAGCTGGAGGAATCCAAGGCGTGGGCGTCGAGCTCAACCGCCAAGCAAATACAGGCCCATTTTCTTTGCCTAACCCATAACCTACTGGTCCTGTTTGAGCAAAAATTAGAACGAGATTATCAAATCAAAAATGAGGCGGGCCTCCGTCGGCAACAAAAACGATTAGACGACCAAATCGCGACCGCCAAAAAAAATGACCGGCTTCTTTGCTCCTTACTCACAACCGTATTGCGACCGCTTCAGCGCAGTGTGAAACTTCTCCGCTGGTTGCGCTCACATTGGTTCTCTTCTTGCCCTATTTCAGCTCTGCTGCCGCAACTTAAACTGCTCTATGCCAACCCATAG